From the genome of Terriglobales bacterium, one region includes:
- a CDS encoding 3-oxoacyl-[acyl-carrier-protein] synthase III C-terminal domain-containing protein, which produces MRIAGAGSAFPQHVYDQQAIVSALKDFWGERLQRPELLERLHARSGVERRHLVLPTEAYVGVDTWGKANSLWIEKAEELGNQAICRAITPLGIAPADIHALYVASVTGIASPSLDAKLINRMGLSPNLKRVPIFGLGCVAGAAGIARAADYVRAFPRQVAVVLCVELCSLTWRRDDISAANLLSTGLFGDGAAAVVVAGADTPFAGPQIIDTRSVFYPDTEEVMGWDISETGFRIVLSPDVPLVIKQHLREDVDSFLSEHGLARKDISSWIIHTGGPKVLEAVQQTLELPEGALDASWDCLRRVGNLSSASVLCVLQDFLARRRGARGAYSVLAAMGPGFCSEVVLLKW; this is translated from the coding sequence ATGAGAATAGCCGGCGCCGGTAGCGCTTTTCCGCAACATGTCTACGATCAACAGGCGATTGTCTCCGCCCTCAAGGACTTTTGGGGGGAGCGGTTGCAGCGTCCCGAGTTGCTGGAGCGACTGCACGCGCGCTCCGGGGTGGAGCGGCGTCATCTGGTGTTGCCCACCGAAGCCTATGTCGGCGTGGATACCTGGGGAAAAGCGAATTCGCTGTGGATCGAGAAGGCGGAAGAGCTTGGAAACCAGGCCATCTGCCGTGCCATCACGCCGCTGGGAATCGCCCCGGCAGACATCCATGCGCTCTATGTCGCGTCGGTGACCGGCATTGCAAGTCCCTCACTCGATGCCAAGCTGATCAACCGGATGGGGCTGTCGCCGAACCTGAAGCGCGTACCGATCTTTGGTCTGGGATGCGTGGCGGGCGCGGCTGGAATTGCGCGTGCCGCTGATTACGTACGTGCCTTCCCCAGGCAGGTTGCGGTGGTGCTATGCGTGGAGTTGTGCTCGCTGACCTGGCGTCGCGACGACATCTCGGCAGCGAACCTGTTGTCGACCGGGCTTTTCGGCGACGGCGCCGCCGCGGTGGTGGTCGCCGGAGCCGACACACCATTCGCCGGACCGCAAATTATCGACACGCGATCGGTGTTCTACCCCGACACTGAGGAAGTGATGGGGTGGGACATTTCCGAGACCGGATTCAGGATCGTTCTCTCGCCCGACGTTCCGTTGGTCATAAAGCAGCACCTGCGGGAAGACGTCGATTCGTTCTTGTCCGAGCACGGCCTTGCTAGAAAAGATATCTCCAGCTGGATCATTCACACCGGCGGTCCGAAGGTGCTGGAGGCGGTACAGCAGACCTTAGAATTGCCGGAGGGCGCGCTGGATGCGTCGTGGGATTGCTTGCGGCGGGTGGGAAATTTGTCTTCTGCGTCCGTGTTATGCGTGCTCCAGGATTTTCTTGCACGACGTCGCGGCGCTCGCGGTGCCTACAGCGTGCTGGCGGCGATGGGTCCCGGATTCTGCTCCGAGGTGGTGCTGCTGAAGTGGTGA